A genomic stretch from Azospirillaceae bacterium includes:
- a CDS encoding glycosyltransferase family 1 protein — translation MRILITTDAWFPQINGVVRTIDTTSRELERLGHEVRIISPAEFRTVPLPTYPEIRIALAPWRRMGRMIEDFGPDAIHVATEGPLGFAARGYCVRRRIAFTTAYHTRFPEYIRDRAPVPLALSYDIIRRFHAPASGVMVATASLERALRERGFRNILRWSRGVDTGLFRPRPKAFLDAPRPVMMYVGRVAVEKNIEDFLRLDLPGTKYVVGDGPQLAELKARYPQVRFVGARHGEDLARHYAAADVFVFPSRTDTFGLVLLEALASGVPVAAYPVCGPIDILGGSDVGVLDEDLAAAVTRALAIPPERCRAFALRHSWQASSAQFLDNLRRV, via the coding sequence CTGAGGATCCTGATCACCACCGACGCCTGGTTCCCCCAGATCAACGGTGTCGTCCGCACCATCGACACCACCAGCCGCGAATTGGAGCGGCTGGGCCACGAGGTGCGCATCATCTCGCCGGCCGAATTCCGCACCGTTCCGCTGCCCACCTACCCCGAGATCCGCATCGCCCTTGCGCCGTGGCGCAGGATGGGGCGGATGATCGAGGACTTCGGGCCCGACGCCATCCACGTGGCAACCGAAGGCCCCCTCGGATTTGCGGCCCGGGGCTACTGCGTCCGGCGCCGGATCGCCTTCACAACCGCTTATCATACGCGGTTCCCCGAATACATCCGCGACCGCGCACCCGTGCCGCTGGCGCTCAGCTACGATATCATCCGGCGCTTCCATGCCCCGGCGTCCGGGGTGATGGTGGCCACCGCGTCGCTCGAGCGTGCGCTCCGCGAGCGCGGCTTCCGCAACATCCTGCGCTGGAGCCGCGGGGTGGACACTGGGCTGTTCCGCCCGCGCCCGAAGGCTTTCCTCGACGCCCCCCGCCCGGTGATGATGTACGTGGGCCGGGTGGCGGTGGAAAAGAACATCGAGGATTTCCTGCGCCTGGACCTCCCGGGGACCAAGTACGTCGTTGGCGACGGCCCGCAACTGGCCGAACTGAAGGCCCGGTACCCGCAGGTCCGGTTCGTCGGAGCCCGCCACGGCGAGGACCTGGCCCGCCACTACGCCGCCGCCGACGTCTTCGTGTTCCCCTCGCGCACGGACACCTTCGGACTCGTGCTGCTGGAGGCACTGGCATCGGGCGTCCCGGTGGCGGCGTATCCGGTGTGCGGCCCGATCGACATCCTGGGGGGATCGGACGTCGGCGTGCTGGACGAGGACCTTGCGGCCGCCGTCACCCGCGCGCTGGCGATCCCGCCCGAACGTTGCCGGGCGTTCGCCCTGCGCCACTCCTGGCAGGCCTCCTCGGCACAGTTCCTG
- a CDS encoding UDP-2,3-diacylglucosamine diphosphatase — protein MGRDTVRRYRSIWISDVHLGTRGSQAEMLLDFLKQTDSENLYLVGDIVDGWRLKRSWYWPQSHNDVIQKILRKARKGTRVVYLPGNHDEGFRSYTGVRFGGIAIMDEVVHTTADGRRLLVIHGDQFDTVVCHFKVLAHVGDTAYMLLLRLNTVVNIVRRKLGFQYWSISAYLKHKTKKAVEYISQYEATLAEEARRRGVDGIICGHIHTAEMRDFEGVLYCNDGDWVESCTALVEHHSGELEIIRWAERAVPVGLKEAA, from the coding sequence ATGGGGAGAGACACCGTCCGACGCTACCGGTCGATCTGGATTTCCGACGTCCATCTTGGAACGCGCGGCTCGCAAGCCGAGATGCTCCTGGACTTTCTGAAGCAGACGGACTCGGAAAACCTGTATCTGGTCGGCGACATCGTCGACGGATGGCGGCTGAAGCGAAGCTGGTACTGGCCGCAGAGCCACAACGACGTGATCCAGAAGATTTTGCGCAAGGCGCGCAAGGGAACCAGGGTCGTCTACCTGCCCGGCAACCACGACGAGGGATTCCGGTCCTATACGGGCGTACGCTTCGGCGGCATCGCCATCATGGACGAGGTGGTGCACACCACGGCCGACGGCCGCCGGTTGCTGGTGATCCACGGCGACCAGTTCGACACGGTGGTTTGCCACTTCAAGGTTTTGGCCCACGTCGGCGACACGGCGTACATGCTGCTCCTGCGGCTCAACACCGTCGTCAACATCGTCCGCCGGAAGTTGGGATTCCAGTACTGGTCAATCTCCGCATACCTCAAGCACAAGACGAAAAAGGCCGTCGAATACATCAGCCAGTACGAGGCCACACTGGCCGAAGAGGCGCGGCGGCGTGGGGTCGACGGCATCATTTGCGGACACATCCACACCGCCGAGATGCGGGATTTCGAGGGGGTCCTCTATTGCAACGACGGGGACTGGGTCGAGTCCTGCACGGCCCTGGTCGAGCACCATTCCGGTGAGCTGGAGATCATCCGATGGGCGGAGCGTGCGGTTCCGGTGGGCCTGAAGGAGGCCGCCTGA
- a CDS encoding DUF2254 family protein, with translation MVPAQPSGGGGVEDARSLLSTLLSSMITMTSLVFSITMVVLAQAASQFGPRLIRSYMADPGTQVVLGIQVMTIVYLLLASTFCWRSAAWTAAPAQPRPMSP, from the coding sequence TTGGTTCCTGCCCAACCTTCTGGCGGCGGCGGGGTCGAGGATGCCCGCAGCCTGCTCTCGACGCTGCTGTCGTCCATGATCACCATGACCAGCCTGGTGTTCTCGATCACCATGGTGGTCCTGGCCCAGGCCGCCAGCCAGTTCGGGCCCCGGTTGATCCGCAGCTACATGGCCGATCCGGGCACCCAGGTGGTCCTGGGCATCCAGGTGATGACCATCGTCTACCTTCTGCTGGCGTCTACCTTCTGCTGGCGCTCCGCGGCATGGACGGCCGCACCGGCGCAACCGCGCCCCATGTCGCCGTGA
- a CDS encoding DUF2254 family protein: MDGRTGATAPHVAVTLASGLSLVSILTLLFFIHAVGRSIVTETMVGRLAAELDAHMGDLPPLAEGANGTGTADEGALLPEDFGARARTVPLALEGYVPSVDYPAIAEAARAAGVLVQFGLPAGAFLIHGAHHVRVYPEERASPELVQAITAAVMVGSLRTPVQDIEFSIRHLVEIAVRALSPAINDPFTAAAVIDRLGVAFSRLLGRSLGEGVHRDSGGVPRVFTVVPTHDEVLDIALRQIRHAARNTPAIIVQLLEMLAEVAAFARTDAARAALARQADIAAAAGCHGPIEPSDRALIEAAHAATREALARCGSAVDVPSPAV, from the coding sequence ATGGACGGCCGCACCGGCGCAACCGCGCCCCATGTCGCCGTGACGCTGGCCAGCGGCCTTTCCCTGGTATCGATCCTGACGCTGCTGTTCTTCATCCACGCGGTCGGACGTTCCATCGTGACGGAAACGATGGTGGGCAGGTTGGCCGCCGAACTGGATGCCCACATGGGCGATCTTCCGCCGCTGGCGGAGGGGGCGAACGGGACCGGAACCGCGGACGAAGGCGCCCTCCTGCCCGAGGATTTTGGCGCCCGTGCCCGGACGGTGCCGCTGGCGCTGGAGGGCTATGTGCCGTCGGTGGACTATCCGGCCATCGCGGAGGCCGCCCGGGCGGCCGGTGTGCTGGTCCAATTCGGCCTGCCCGCCGGCGCGTTCCTGATCCATGGTGCGCACCATGTGCGCGTCTACCCGGAGGAGCGCGCCTCGCCCGAACTGGTGCAGGCGATCACGGCCGCGGTGATGGTGGGCAGTCTCCGTACACCGGTCCAGGACATCGAGTTCTCGATCCGGCACCTGGTCGAGATCGCCGTGCGGGCCCTCTCGCCGGCGATCAACGATCCGTTCACCGCGGCGGCCGTCATCGACCGGTTGGGGGTGGCGTTCTCGCGCCTGCTCGGCCGGTCGCTGGGCGAGGGGGTGCACCGGGACTCCGGCGGTGTCCCGCGGGTGTTCACCGTCGTCCCCACCCATGACGAGGTGCTGGACATCGCCCTGCGCCAGATCCGCCATGCGGCCAGGAACACGCCGGCCATCATCGTCCAGCTTCTGGAAATGCTGGCCGAGGTGGCGGCCTTCGCCCGGACCGACGCCGCACGGGCGGCCCTGGCCCGTCAGGCCGATATCGCCGCCGCCGCCGGGTGCCACGGCCCGATCGAGCCCTCCGACCGCGCCCTGATCGAGGCCGCGCACGCCGCCACCCGCGAGGCGCTGGCCCGCTGCGGGAGCGCCGTGGACGTACCTTCGCCAGCCGTTTGA
- a CDS encoding 50S ribosomal protein L11 methyltransferase produces the protein MMDHSTPEASADPVAFVRAKTVLAPPSLLPELRLHLATEVTPLWHATEAVLHASDLPPPYWAFAWPGGQAVARLVLDRPELVRGRRVLDFAAGSGLAAVACAKAGAARVVANEIDRFASAAIRLNAAANGVDVEVLAEDVVGRPLPDFDLVLCGDVCYERPMADRVIPWLYALTAAGAEVLLGDPGRAYLPKDGLETLAEFVVPTSLDLEDRTQRSTRVYRIAAPG, from the coding sequence ATGATGGACCATTCCACCCCCGAAGCATCCGCCGACCCCGTGGCGTTCGTCCGTGCCAAAACGGTGCTCGCCCCGCCATCGCTGCTGCCCGAGTTGCGCCTGCACCTCGCCACCGAGGTCACGCCGCTGTGGCATGCGACCGAGGCGGTCCTGCACGCATCCGACCTGCCGCCGCCATACTGGGCGTTCGCTTGGCCCGGCGGGCAGGCGGTGGCGCGGCTCGTGCTGGACCGGCCGGAGCTGGTGCGCGGGCGGCGCGTCCTCGACTTCGCGGCCGGGTCGGGTCTGGCCGCGGTCGCCTGTGCCAAGGCCGGTGCGGCCCGGGTCGTCGCGAACGAGATCGACCGTTTTGCGAGCGCGGCCATCCGCCTGAACGCCGCCGCCAACGGTGTCGATGTCGAGGTGCTGGCGGAGGACGTGGTGGGCCGGCCGTTGCCGGACTTCGACCTCGTCCTGTGCGGCGATGTCTGCTACGAGCGGCCCATGGCCGACCGCGTGATTCCGTGGCTCTACGCGCTTACCGCCGCGGGGGCCGAGGTTCTGCTGGGCGATCCCGGCCGGGCCTATCTGCCCAAGGATGGGCTGGAGACGCTGGCGGAATTCGTCGTGCCCACGTCGCTCGACCTGGAGGACCGGACCCAGCGGAGCACCCGCGTCTATCGCATCGCCGCTCCCGGCTGA
- a CDS encoding UbiD family decarboxylase, whose protein sequence is MPYASLRDFIDRLEREGRLVRVREPVSTVLEMTEIHTRLLAEQGPAVLFERPVKADGTVSPIPVLANLFGTVERVAWGMDREPSELRGVGETLAFLRQPEPPRGLAQALELLPLAKSVLSMRPKTVGSGPVQEVVLTGADIDLNMLPIQTCWPGEPAPLITWPLVVTKGPTGAREDDFNLGIYRMQVLGRDRTLMRWLKHRGGAQHHHRWGAAGKREPLPAAVVIGADPATILAAVTPVPETLSEYQFAGLLRGKRLELVDCRTVPLKVPAHAEIVIEGLVSLDEYGDEGPYGDHTGYYNSVEPFPVFQVTAITMRRNPIYLSTFTGRPPDEPSVLGEALNEVFIPLLRQQFPEIVDFWLPPEGCSYRIAVVSIRKAYPGHAKRVMMGVWSFLRQFMYTKWVIVVDEDINARDWKDVMWAVSTRMDPVRDVTLIEGTPIDYLDFASPESGLGGKAGLDATNKWPPETSREWGRQLAMDPGVVEEVTRKWASLGLPGSGRPIWK, encoded by the coding sequence ATGCCCTACGCTTCGCTGCGCGACTTCATCGACCGTCTGGAGCGCGAGGGCCGTCTGGTCCGGGTGCGCGAGCCGGTCTCCACCGTGCTGGAAATGACCGAGATCCACACCCGGCTCCTGGCGGAGCAGGGGCCGGCGGTCCTTTTCGAGCGGCCGGTGAAGGCGGACGGCACGGTCTCGCCCATCCCGGTCCTGGCCAACCTGTTCGGCACGGTGGAGCGGGTGGCCTGGGGCATGGACCGCGAACCGTCGGAGCTGCGCGGGGTGGGTGAAACCCTGGCCTTCCTGCGCCAGCCCGAACCGCCGCGTGGTCTGGCCCAAGCGCTGGAACTGTTGCCGCTGGCCAAATCGGTCCTGTCCATGCGGCCGAAGACGGTGGGATCGGGGCCGGTGCAGGAGGTCGTCCTGACCGGGGCGGACATCGATCTGAACATGCTGCCCATCCAGACCTGCTGGCCGGGCGAGCCCGCCCCGCTCATCACCTGGCCGCTGGTGGTGACGAAGGGCCCCACCGGCGCCCGCGAGGACGACTTCAACCTGGGCATCTACCGCATGCAGGTGCTGGGCCGGGACCGCACGCTGATGCGCTGGCTGAAGCACCGCGGCGGGGCGCAGCACCACCACCGCTGGGGGGCGGCGGGCAAGCGCGAGCCATTGCCGGCCGCGGTGGTCATCGGGGCCGATCCGGCCACCATCCTGGCCGCCGTGACGCCTGTGCCGGAGACCCTGTCCGAATACCAGTTCGCCGGCCTGCTCCGCGGCAAGCGGTTGGAACTGGTGGATTGCCGGACGGTGCCGCTGAAGGTGCCCGCCCACGCCGAGATCGTCATCGAGGGGCTGGTCAGCCTGGACGAATACGGGGACGAGGGGCCGTACGGCGACCACACCGGCTATTACAACTCCGTGGAACCGTTCCCGGTGTTCCAGGTGACGGCGATCACCATGCGCCGGAACCCGATCTACCTCTCCACCTTCACCGGGCGTCCGCCCGACGAGCCGTCGGTGCTGGGCGAGGCCTTGAACGAGGTGTTCATCCCGCTGCTGCGCCAGCAGTTCCCCGAGATCGTGGATTTCTGGCTGCCGCCCGAGGGGTGCAGCTACCGCATCGCCGTGGTGTCGATCCGCAAGGCCTATCCCGGCCACGCCAAGCGCGTGATGATGGGCGTTTGGTCCTTCCTGCGGCAATTCATGTACACGAAGTGGGTGATCGTGGTGGACGAGGACATCAATGCCCGCGACTGGAAGGACGTGATGTGGGCGGTGTCCACGCGCATGGACCCCGTGCGCGACGTGACGCTGATCGAGGGAACGCCCATCGACTATCTGGACTTCGCCAGCCCGGAAAGCGGGCTGGGCGGCAAGGCTGGCCTGGACGCGACGAACAAGTGGCCACCCGAGACCTCGCGCGAATGGGGCCGGCAACTGGCCATGGATCCTGGGGTGGTCGAAGAGGTGACCCGGAAATGGGCAAGCCTGGGCCTGCCCGGATCGGGCCGGCCGATCTGGAAATAA
- a CDS encoding DoxX family protein, with protein sequence MNDHRHAQYAAFVLRVSMGIMFLAHGLVLKVMTFGFAGTAGFFESIGYPGIFAHIVILAEILGGIALIFGVLTRLVSILFLPIMLGALALHLPNGWVFSAPNGGWEFPAFWTVMLVVQALLGDGAFALQSRLPFGSRQATA encoded by the coding sequence ATGAACGACCACCGTCATGCCCAGTACGCGGCCTTCGTGCTGCGCGTCAGCATGGGCATCATGTTCCTGGCCCACGGGCTGGTGCTGAAGGTGATGACCTTCGGCTTCGCCGGCACCGCCGGTTTCTTCGAGTCCATCGGCTACCCGGGCATCTTTGCCCATATCGTCATCCTGGCCGAGATCCTGGGCGGCATCGCGCTCATCTTCGGGGTCCTGACCCGCCTCGTGTCGATCCTGTTCCTGCCGATCATGCTCGGGGCGCTCGCCCTCCACCTGCCGAACGGTTGGGTGTTCTCCGCCCCGAACGGCGGTTGGGAATTCCCGGCCTTCTGGACCGTCATGCTTGTGGTGCAGGCCCTGCTCGGCGACGGTGCCTTCGCGCTGCAATCGCGGCTGCCGTTCGGGAGCCGTCAGGCGACCGCCTGA
- a CDS encoding CatA-like O-acetyltransferase produces MFSRQAHLDLFSGYDSPTVNITAACECRDFVGPAKARRIPPFALLLHGIAQASLHVEAFRYRLLDGKPRTVERLTVSYTVVGADGNLNFSTFPFDPDRGEFVLRYLADRAEARTAGHLRLTPMDHRDYLFVTCLPWLRFTSIQHPVARFADCSIPNIAVGRFDHRRDRVAFPIAVQAHHGLVDGLHVHQFIQALEGIMDAAVEEIGHG; encoded by the coding sequence GTGTTCAGCCGTCAGGCTCACCTTGACCTTTTTTCGGGTTACGATTCCCCGACCGTGAACATCACGGCCGCATGCGAATGCCGGGACTTCGTAGGACCGGCAAAGGCCCGCCGCATTCCGCCCTTTGCCTTGTTGTTGCACGGGATCGCGCAGGCGAGCCTGCATGTCGAGGCGTTCCGGTACCGGTTGCTGGATGGGAAGCCCCGCACGGTCGAGCGGCTGACCGTGTCCTACACGGTCGTTGGTGCGGACGGAAACCTCAACTTCTCCACATTCCCGTTCGACCCGGATCGGGGCGAGTTCGTCCTGCGCTATCTCGCCGACCGGGCCGAGGCCCGCACGGCCGGCCATCTCAGGCTCACGCCGATGGACCACCGCGACTACCTGTTCGTGACGTGCCTGCCCTGGCTCCGCTTCACGTCCATCCAGCATCCGGTGGCCCGGTTCGCCGACTGTTCGATCCCCAACATCGCCGTCGGCCGGTTCGACCACCGGCGGGACCGGGTCGCGTTCCCGATTGCGGTTCAGGCCCATCACGGATTGGTCGATGGGCTGCACGTGCACCAGTTCATCCAGGCCCTGGAAGGGATCATGGATGCGGCGGTGGAGGAGATCGGCCATGGCTGA
- a CDS encoding methyltransferase domain-containing protein — MADRAPSQGNPPGAAVFLPVADAYDRWSGLYDSYDNPMVFAATAVIRAGLAGTPGWDVRGADVVEFGCGTGRNLAMLKAHGARTLVGCDLSVGMLAKARARDAAFRLLRHDMAEPLPLPDASADLVLFCLSLEHVGDPGAPLREARRLLRPSGRVAVIEIHPFVSQGGVSAHFRDEAGEVRMPTFAHRFCDHLNAFAGAGLRVDACREWRPRDLGPSVPAKVLKRGPDVPLVVEFSAVPF, encoded by the coding sequence ATGGCTGACAGGGCCCCATCCCAGGGAAACCCGCCCGGCGCGGCGGTCTTCCTGCCCGTCGCCGACGCCTACGACCGGTGGTCGGGGCTTTACGATTCCTACGACAACCCGATGGTCTTCGCCGCCACGGCGGTGATCCGGGCCGGACTGGCGGGGACGCCCGGCTGGGATGTCCGGGGTGCCGACGTGGTGGAATTCGGCTGCGGCACCGGCCGGAACCTGGCGATGCTGAAGGCCCATGGCGCCCGTACCCTGGTCGGCTGCGACCTGTCCGTCGGAATGCTGGCCAAGGCCCGCGCGCGTGACGCGGCGTTCCGCCTGCTGCGCCACGACATGGCCGAGCCCTTGCCGCTGCCCGACGCCTCGGCCGATCTGGTCCTGTTCTGCCTCTCGCTGGAGCATGTGGGCGATCCGGGAGCGCCGCTGCGCGAGGCCCGGCGTTTGCTGCGGCCGTCCGGGCGGGTCGCCGTCATCGAAATCCATCCCTTCGTGTCGCAGGGCGGCGTGTCGGCCCATTTCCGGGATGAGGCGGGCGAGGTGCGGATGCCCACCTTTGCACACCGGTTCTGTGATCACCTCAACGCGTTCGCCGGTGCCGGGCTGCGTGTGGACGCCTGCCGCGAGTGGCGGCCCCGCGACCTGGGCCCGTCCGTGCCGGCGAAGGTCCTGAAGCGCGGGCCGGACGTTCCGTTGGTCGTGGAGTTCTCCGCCGTGCCGTTCTGA
- a CDS encoding multidrug effflux MFS transporter, translating to MPTPPRRPPILLLIAFVALSPLSINIVVPSLPQLPAVFGTDYTRAQLTLTLYLAGIAFGQLVYGPVSDRFGRRPVMIAGLGLFVASSVLALAALSIDMLILARVGQAAGGCAAMVLTRAIVRDAWTREQSASVMGYVTMGMAVAPMLAPALGGVLDELYGWRGAYVVMLGYGTLATLLAVFALSETLGERSAALGAAGLLRGYRSLLASPAFVCYALSTGFNSASFFSFLGGAPYVTQHLMGLTPKEYGLYFIMISMGYMLGNFLSGAFSVRVGLERMVLAGGVITVGAGIAMDVLARVGGLAPLDIFGPMTLGAIGSGMVLPNALAAGVSVDPRAAGAASGLMGFVQMGIGALSTVLVVALQGETADAMVYCVLGSSVLCLVFFLLAWTAQRRQSARQGTVPAASD from the coding sequence ATGCCGACGCCGCCCCGCAGGCCCCCCATCCTCCTGCTGATCGCCTTCGTGGCCCTCAGTCCGCTGTCCATCAACATCGTGGTCCCGTCGCTTCCGCAGCTGCCGGCGGTCTTCGGGACCGACTACACCCGGGCGCAATTGACGCTGACCCTGTATCTGGCCGGGATCGCGTTCGGGCAGCTGGTCTACGGCCCCGTGTCCGACCGGTTCGGGCGGCGCCCGGTCATGATCGCCGGGCTCGGCCTGTTCGTGGCGTCCAGCGTGCTGGCCCTGGCGGCACTGTCCATCGACATGCTGATCCTGGCGCGAGTCGGCCAGGCGGCGGGCGGCTGCGCGGCCATGGTCCTCACCCGCGCCATCGTCCGGGACGCCTGGACGCGCGAGCAGTCGGCGAGCGTCATGGGGTACGTGACCATGGGCATGGCCGTCGCGCCGATGCTGGCCCCCGCCCTGGGCGGCGTGCTCGACGAGCTCTACGGCTGGCGCGGGGCCTATGTGGTGATGCTGGGCTACGGCACCCTGGCCACGCTCCTTGCCGTGTTCGCGCTGTCCGAAACCCTTGGGGAGCGCAGCGCGGCCCTCGGTGCGGCCGGCCTGCTGCGCGGTTACCGCTCGCTCCTGGCCTCGCCCGCGTTCGTCTGCTACGCGCTCAGCACCGGCTTCAACAGTGCGAGCTTCTTCTCCTTCCTCGGCGGCGCACCGTATGTGACGCAGCACCTCATGGGCCTCACGCCCAAGGAGTACGGGCTCTACTTCATTATGATCTCGATGGGCTACATGCTGGGGAACTTCCTCAGCGGCGCCTTTTCGGTCCGGGTCGGGCTGGAGCGGATGGTGCTGGCCGGCGGCGTGATCACCGTCGGGGCCGGCATCGCCATGGACGTGCTCGCCCGTGTGGGCGGCCTGGCGCCGCTCGACATCTTCGGCCCGATGACGCTGGGGGCGATCGGCAGCGGCATGGTCCTGCCCAACGCGTTGGCTGCGGGGGTCAGCGTGGATCCGCGCGCGGCTGGGGCCGCATCGGGTCTGATGGGGTTCGTGCAGATGGGCATCGGGGCGTTGTCGACCGTGCTGGTCGTGGCGCTGCAGGGCGAGACCGCGGACGCCATGGTCTACTGCGTGCTGGGATCGAGCGTGCTGTGCCTGGTGTTCTTCCTCCTGGCCTGGACCGCGCAGCGGCGCCAATCGGCCCGGCAGGGCACGGTTCCGGCGGCATCCGACTGA
- a CDS encoding class I SAM-dependent methyltransferase, with protein MTGTTARLAKDPATRPGGSGTWAFPTPDARDLAARVALARRLATGAQQVVDVGCGSGHLLLALSDVIGHGVGIDISGEALDEAERAVDARGVGNIRFLEGDALDAARHAEPPGLIDLAILAGVLEHVDDPADLLSAWGRRIGPWGRILVVSPHRWSPGGSYARRATRRTDDRAVAARLKTPMAVARMARGCGLVVRGVWSLPWVPPAQAEMRLPPWAERAARTLARVPLPALSGAYGMVLVQDGKPMAPLRSMPSQGMDLPG; from the coding sequence ATGACCGGCACGACCGCCCGCTTGGCCAAGGACCCGGCAACCCGTCCCGGGGGCTCCGGGACCTGGGCGTTCCCCACCCCCGATGCCCGCGATCTTGCCGCACGCGTTGCATTGGCGCGCCGGCTGGCGACCGGCGCCCAGCAGGTGGTCGATGTGGGATGCGGATCCGGCCACCTGCTGCTGGCGCTCTCGGACGTGATCGGGCACGGCGTGGGCATCGACATCAGCGGCGAAGCCCTCGACGAGGCCGAGCGCGCCGTCGATGCCCGCGGGGTCGGGAACATCCGGTTCCTCGAGGGCGACGCCCTGGACGCGGCCCGCCACGCCGAACCGCCCGGCCTGATCGATCTGGCGATCCTCGCCGGCGTGCTGGAGCATGTCGACGATCCCGCCGACCTGCTGTCGGCCTGGGGACGGCGCATCGGACCGTGGGGCCGGATCCTCGTCGTTTCGCCCCACCGGTGGAGTCCCGGCGGGTCCTATGCCCGCCGGGCGACGCGGCGGACGGACGACCGGGCGGTGGCGGCACGTCTCAAGACGCCGATGGCGGTGGCACGCATGGCCCGCGGGTGCGGTCTGGTGGTCCGGGGCGTGTGGTCGCTGCCCTGGGTGCCGCCCGCACAGGCCGAGATGCGCCTGCCGCCTTGGGCGGAGCGGGCCGCGCGAACCCTCGCCCGGGTGCCGCTGCCGGCGCTGTCGGGCGCCTACGGCATGGTGCTGGTGCAGGACGGGAAACCGATGGCGCCACTACGGTCCATGCCATCCCAGGGGATGGACCTGCCGGGTTGA